TTTTTTCGCCAACAAATTCAAGCTCAGTATCCTGAAGCAAGCATAGAAGCAGTGGAAGATTATAATATTTTTATTCCTGATGGAGTCGTCAGAGGCGCTTATTTCAAATTACAAAAAACTTGGGCTCTGCCTATTCGTACTTATATTAGTCAGGAAGAAATTGACCCCTTAAATGCAATAACGAATTCTCTTTATAAAATTGACAAAGGAGACGGGTTAGCCATTCAAATTGTCGCCCGCTCAGCCAAGGGGGCTTGGCATAAAAAGGGGCCGCATATTGCTCAAATTATGCAGCAAGGGAAAAAATTTAGCGAAGCTTTGTCTACAGTGGAGCAAAAAGGATTTTCTAAATTTCTAAAAGGCTTTTGGGAAGTACTAAAAACCAATAAAAAAGAAGAAGGAGCAAAAACCCCTTATCAGCTTTCTCCTATGGAACAAGACCTTATTAAAGCGATGGAAATGAAATCATCTAAAGCGGGATTTGATGTTAATATTCGTTTAGTATCTTCAGCTAAAACTTCGGAAAAAGCGGATTTTTATCTTAATAATCTCCTTAATAGTTTTTTAATATATAGCGGCTATGAATACGGCAATGGTTTTAAGGCAGTTAAAGTTGGTTCTTCCTCTAAATTTATTGAAGAATTTATTTACCGCCATTTTAATCCCTCTTATAGTTTTATTTTAAACACCGAAGAACTTGCTTCAATTTATCATTTTCCTACACCTACGTTAGAAACGCCCAATATTCGCTGGCTTGAGTTTCGCAAAGCTCCAGCTCCGATTAATATACCCCAAGAAGGTCTTATTTTAGGGGAAAATATTTATCGAGGAGAAAGCAAATTAATTCGCATAAAAAGAGACGATAGACGGCGCCATATTTATATGATTGGCCGAACAGGCACAGGAAAGTCTTATTTAATCACTAATATGGCTATTCAAGATATTGAAAACGGAGAAGGAATTTGTGTTATTGATCCTCATGGCGATTTAATAGAAGATATTTTAGAGCATGTGCCGGAGAAGAGAATAAAAGATGTGATTCTTTTTGATCCTTCAGACGTTGAACGCCCCCTCGGTTTTAATTTAATGGAATATGACCCAAAATATCCAGAGCAAAAGACTTTTGTCATTAACGAAATGATTAAAATTTTAGATAAGCTTTATGATTTAAAACAAACTGGTGGACCAATTTTTGAACAATATTTACGTCATGCTATGCTTTTAATTATGGAACATCCAGAAAGCGGAGCCACACTAATGGAAATATCCAGAGTTTTATCGGATGCTGATTTTCGCCATTATAAAATAGAACATTCTAAAAATAAAGTAGTTAATGATTTTTGGATAAAAGAAGCAGAAAAAGTAGGGGGAGAAGGAGCGCTTTCTAATGTTACTCCTTATGTTACTTCTAAATTAAATCAATTTATAGCTAATGATTTAATGCGTCCTATCATTGCTCAACAAAAAAGTTCTTTTAATGTTCGCCAATTAATGGACGAGCAAAAAATATTTTTAGTGAATTTGTGTAAAGGAAGAACAGGCGATTTGAACGCTTATCTTTTAGGCCTTATTATTGTTGGCAAAATTTTAATGGCTGCTTTATCTAGGTCTGATCAGCCACAAGAAGAAAGAAAAGATTTTTATCTTTATATTGATGAGTTCCAAAATTTTATTACCGATACTATTTCTACTATTTTGGCTGAAGCAAGAAAATATAAATTAAATCTTATTGTTGCTCATCAATATATTGGACAGTTAGTTCAAGGGCAGGATACAAGC
Above is a window of Parcubacteria group bacterium ADurb.Bin159 DNA encoding:
- a CDS encoding AAA-like domain protein, with protein sequence MEDYNIFIPDGVVRGAYFKLQKTWALPIRTYISQEEIDPLNAITNSLYKIDKGDGLAIQIVARSAKGAWHKKGPHIAQIMQQGKKFSEALSTVEQKGFSKFLKGFWEVLKTNKKEEGAKTPYQLSPMEQDLIKAMEMKSSKAGFDVNIRLVSSAKTSEKADFYLNNLLNSFLIYSGYEYGNGFKAVKVGSSSKFIEEFIYRHFNPSYSFILNTEELASIYHFPTPTLETPNIRWLEFRKAPAPINIPQEGLILGENIYRGESKLIRIKRDDRRRHIYMIGRTGTGKSYLITNMAIQDIENGEGICVIDPHGDLIEDILEHVPEKRIKDVILFDPSDVERPLGFNLMEYDPKYPEQKTFVINEMIKILDKLYDLKQTGGPIFEQYLRHAMLLIMEHPESGATLMEISRVLSDADFRHYKIEHSKNKVVNDFWIKEAEKVGGEGALSNVTPYVTSKLNQFIANDLMRPIIAQQKSSFNVRQLMDEQKIFLVNLCKGRTGDLNAYLLGLIIVGKILMAALSRSDQPQEERKDFYLYIDEFQNFITDTISTILAEARKYKLNLIVAHQYIGQLVQGQDTSIRDAVLGTVGTYLTFKIGVEDAEVLAKEYEPIFTAHDLVNIEKFNCYVKLLVDNQSIRPFNMRILPRKRGNPEIVKAIKEYSRLTYGRPREEIEAEIMSRSD